The Pseudarthrobacter sp. BIM B-2242 region AGGGGCCGCGTAGAGTTGACGTCCATGGAGAACCTTTTCAGTCACGCGGAACATGCCCTGTCCGGCCAAGCTGAGCCCGCGGAGAGCCTGGACCCGGTCATTCACACAGTGACCGTGCCCGGACCGGTGGCGCAGGCCTTCGCCGGGTTCACGGATCACACCCATTTGTGGTGGCCGATGGAATCAGACAGCGTGTTTGGGGCGGGCTCGTATGTCGAGTTCGAGGACATCCTCATTCTGGAGACCGCTGATGATGGCAGGACTTCCGTCTGGGGAAGCATCGATGACTGGCAGCCGCCGCTGTCCTTCCACGCTTCCTGGTACCCGGGAACAACCGCCCTGTGGTCCACCGAGCTGCGGGTGGCGTTCAGAGCTGTACCGAAGGGTACTGAGGTCCGGCTTGTCCATGACGGCTGGGAAGGCGCCGAGGACCCCTCGGCAGCCAGGGCGGCCTCGGCCCAGGGCTGGCCGGCGGTGCTGGACCGGTTCGTGAGGTTCATGGGCGGCGACTCAGGCGCGCAGGGCTAAACACCCGGGCAGCAGCCCGGACTCAGCCCGGCGGGACCGCCGTGCTGGACCTGACGATAAACTCCGTTGGGTACTCCCGGTCAGTAGGCCCCGAAGTGGCTCCGTTGGCGCGCGGTTCCGTTCCGTTGGCACGCGGCTCCGCGCCGGCGTCGAGCGTTTCCAGCACGAGGCGGGCTGCGAGGGCGCCCTGCCCGCGGGGATCCTGACTGATGGTGGTCAGGCCGACCACCTCGCCGAGTTCGTGGCCGTCCATGCCGATGACAGAGAGATCCTGCGGAACGCGAAGCCCGAAGTCGCGCGCAGCGAGGATAGTGCCGATGGCCATTTCGTCGGAGGCAGCGAAAACGGCGGTGGGCCGCTCGGCCGCCGTGGCGAGGAGCGTGCGGGCACTCGCGTAGGCGCCCTGGATGGTGAAGTCGGCCGAGACGGTCCATTCCGGCCGCACAGTGTGTCCCGCGGCGGCCATGGCAGATTCAAAGCCGGCGCGGCGGATCCCCGGGAGCTTGAAGTCCCGGTTCAGCTCCCCATCCCCTGTGAGGTGCGCGATGCGGGAATGGCCCAGCCCGATGAGGTGCTCAGTGGCCGCCCGTGCCAGGCGTGCGTCGTCGATCCTGATGGTGGAGGCACCGGCCAGCGCGCCGCCAATACCCACGATGGGGCGGTGGATGGCCAGCAGCTGTTTGATCTCGGCCTCACTGAGGACCAGTGCCACGGCAATAACGGCGTCCAGCCTCTTTCGCAGCAGGAAATCATTCAGGACGCTCTGGCGGCGGTCCGGCTGGTCGCCCACGTTGTACAGCGTGAGGTCGTAGCCGGCGTCGAGGAGTGCGCCGGAGACGCCCTCCACCACCGACGAGAAGTACCAGCGGTGGACGGATGGCACCACCAACCCCACATTGTGATTGCGGCCCGAGGCGAGGCTGGAGGCATGGTACGACGGAACGAAGCCGAGCTCATCGGCGGCGGCTTTGGCCAGCTGCCGGCTTCTGGCCGACACATTCGCCTTGCCGCTGAGCGCCCGTGACACCGTGGCGATGGACAGCCCGGCGCGGTCGGCAACGTCCTTGATGCCTGCGGGTCCCACTACTCTGTGCCGCCTCCGTCAATGCGAAGCCACGCGGTTTCGCCTGAGCCGAGGAGATGGCCTGCCACCGGTTCTGCGCTCCGGAGGAGGACCCGGCCGGCGGGCAGTTCCAGGGGCTCGTGGTTGAGGTTCATGATTACCAGCGTAGTGCCGTTGACGTAGGCCAAGGAGGAACCGCTGCACCAGTCTTCGGCCCAGGCGAGTGAGCCGGCGCCGAGGTCCAGCCCGCGGCGCAACGCCAGCATGCCTTTGTAGAGGTTAAGGTGCGACGACGGCGATGCGGCCTGGGCGTCCCGCGCCAGTTCCGTGAAGCTCGCCGGGAGGGGGAGCCAGGGATCCTCCCCGGCGCCGAAGCCGAGGTGCCGTTCAGCGGCCCGCCACGGCAAGGGGACGCGGCAGCCGTCACGGCCCAACCGCGCGCCGCCCGTCCGTGCGAACGTGGGGTCCTGCCGCTGGTGTTCCGGAATGTCGATGCCGTCGGGCAGGCCGAGCTCCTCGCCCTGGTACAGGTAGGCCGCGCCCGGAAGTCCAAGCATAAACATCGTGGCCGCCGCTGCACGCCGGCGGCCGAGGGCCGTGTCCGGCTGGGGATCGGCCGGGCCGATTCCGTCGCCGTCGCGGGGACCGAAGCCGTTGTAGCCGAACCGGCTGGCATGGCGGACCACATCGTGGTTGGACAGGACCCACGTGCTGGGAGCGCCCACGGCATCCAGGACATTCAGGGAGTCCGTGATGACGTTCCGCAGCCGGTAGACATCCAGCCCGGCATGGAGGTACGGGAAATTGAAGGCCTGGTGCATCTCATCGGACCGGACCCAGTCCGCGAGGCGGGGGAGCGGGTCAACGTTGGCCTCCGCGCAGAGGATGCGGTCCGGCCCGTACCCGTCCAGGATTGCCCGCCAGGAACGGAAGATGTCGTGCAGGGCGGGCTGGCCGAACATCGGTGCCTCGTGGCCGGGGTATCCGTCCGAGCTTCCGCCGTCGGCCCGGCCGTTCCAGCCAGGCAGCCCCGGGGCTTTCACCAGGGCGTGGGCAACGTCCACGCGGAAACCTGAGACGCCGCGGTCCAGCCAGAACCGGAGCACGCGCTCAAACTCAGCGTGGACGGCGGGGTTGTCCCAGTTGAAATCGGGCTGGGACGAATCGAACAGGTGCAGGTACCACTGCTCCGGTTGACCGTCCGGCCCGGTGATCCGGTTCCATGCCGGCCCGCCGAAGTGGGACTGCCAGTTGTTGGGCGGTTCGTTGCCGTCGTGCCCGGTGCCGTCCCGGAAGATGAACATGTCACGTTCCGGGCTCCCGGGCGGAGCGGCGACGGCGGCCTGGAACGCCACATGCTGGTCGGAGCAGTGGTTCGGAACGAGATCCACGATCACCCGCAGGCCCAAACGGTTGGCCTCGGC contains the following coding sequences:
- a CDS encoding LacI family DNA-binding transcriptional regulator, with translation MGPAGIKDVADRAGLSIATVSRALSGKANVSARSRQLAKAAADELGFVPSYHASSLASGRNHNVGLVVPSVHRWYFSSVVEGVSGALLDAGYDLTLYNVGDQPDRRQSVLNDFLLRKRLDAVIAVALVLSEAEIKQLLAIHRPIVGIGGALAGASTIRIDDARLARAATEHLIGLGHSRIAHLTGDGELNRDFKLPGIRRAGFESAMAAAGHTVRPEWTVSADFTIQGAYASARTLLATAAERPTAVFAASDEMAIGTILAARDFGLRVPQDLSVIGMDGHELGEVVGLTTISQDPRGQGALAARLVLETLDAGAEPRANGTEPRANGATSGPTDREYPTEFIVRSSTAVPPG
- a CDS encoding glycoside hydrolase family 13 protein, with the protein product MSVDTVTYATAPLTGPLTLIHEAGNAPGWWRSAVIYQVYPRSFRDLNGDGIGDLAGITAELPQLAELEVDAVWLSPFYKSPQRDAGYDVSDYCDVDPIFGTLMDFDIMMAEANRLGLRVIVDLVPNHCSDQHVAFQAAVAAPPGSPERDMFIFRDGTGHDGNEPPNNWQSHFGGPAWNRITGPDGQPEQWYLHLFDSSQPDFNWDNPAVHAEFERVLRFWLDRGVSGFRVDVAHALVKAPGLPGWNGRADGGSSDGYPGHEAPMFGQPALHDIFRSWRAILDGYGPDRILCAEANVDPLPRLADWVRSDEMHQAFNFPYLHAGLDVYRLRNVITDSLNVLDAVGAPSTWVLSNHDVVRHASRFGYNGFGPRDGDGIGPADPQPDTALGRRRAAAATMFMLGLPGAAYLYQGEELGLPDGIDIPEHQRQDPTFARTGGARLGRDGCRVPLPWRAAERHLGFGAGEDPWLPLPASFTELARDAQAASPSSHLNLYKGMLALRRGLDLGAGSLAWAEDWCSGSSLAYVNGTTLVIMNLNHEPLELPAGRVLLRSAEPVAGHLLGSGETAWLRIDGGGTE
- a CDS encoding SRPBCC domain-containing protein; translated protein: MENLFSHAEHALSGQAEPAESLDPVIHTVTVPGPVAQAFAGFTDHTHLWWPMESDSVFGAGSYVEFEDILILETADDGRTSVWGSIDDWQPPLSFHASWYPGTTALWSTELRVAFRAVPKGTEVRLVHDGWEGAEDPSAARAASAQGWPAVLDRFVRFMGGDSGAQG